The following is a genomic window from Flavobacteriales bacterium.
CGGGCTCGACCCCATGGTCGATGCCACCCAGGTGACCCTCAAGGTCATCGACGGCATCTACGATGGCGTGTCCACCACCCAGCTGGACAACCTCACCGCCGAAGTGGCCGCCACCATGACGGTGCGCCACCCCGACTACGCCCAGCTGGCCAGCCGCATCGCCGTCAGCAACCTGCACAAGAACACCAAGAAGTCCTTCAGCGAGACCATGAAGGACCTCTACGAATACATCGACCCCAAGACCGGCGAGCGCGCCAGCCTCATCGCCGACGATGTGTGGGCCATCATCCAGGAGCACGCCGAAACGCTGGACAGCGCCATCATCTACGACCGCGACTTCACCTACGACTTCTTCGGCTTCAAGACCCTGGAGCGCAGCTACCTGCTGAAGCTGGACGGCCGCGTGGTGGAGCGCCCCCAGCACCTGTTGATGCGCGTGGCGGTGGGCATCCACAAGACCGACCTCGACAGCGTCATCGCCACCTACAACGACCTCAGCGAAGGCTGGTACACGCACGCCACGCCCACGCTCTTCAACGCCGGCACGCCCAAGCCGCAGATGAGCAGCTGCTTCCTGCTACAGCTCAAGGAGGACAGCATCAGCGGCATCTACGACACCCTGAAGCAGTGCGCGCAGATCAGCCAGAGCGCCGGCGGCATCGGCCTCAGCATCCACAACCTGCGCGCCAAGGGCAGCTACATCAAGGGCACCAACGGCACCAGCAACGGCATCGTGCCCATGCTGCGCGTGTTCAACGACACGGCCCGCTACGTGGACCAGGGCGGCGGCAAGCGCAAGGGCAGCTTCGCCATCTACATCGAGCCCTGGCACGCCGACATCGAGGACTTCCTGGAGCTGAAGAAGAACCACGGCAAGGAGGAGCTGCGCGCCCGCGACCTCTTCTACGCCCTGTGGATCCCCGACCTCTTCATGAAGCGCGTGGAGCAGAACGGCGACTGGACGCTGATGTGCCCCAACGAGTGCCCCGGCCTGAGCGACACGCACAGCGAGCAGTTCGAGGCCCTCTACGAGAAGTACGAGGCCGAGGGCCGTGGCCGCCGCACCATGAAGGCGCAGGACCTGTGGTTCCGCGTGCTGGAGAGCCAGATCGAGACCGGCACGCCCTACATCCTCTTCAAGGACGCCGCCAACCGCAAGAGCAACCAGCAGAACCTGGGCACCATCAAGAGCAGCAACCTGTGCACCGAGATCATCGAGTACACCAGTGCCGATGAGGTCGCCGTGTGCAACCTGGGCTCCATCGCCCTGCCCAAGTTCGTCAACAAGGGCCGCTTCGACCACGACAAGCTCTTCGAGGTGACGATGCAGTTGACCAAGAACCTCAACCGCATCATCGACAACAACTACTACCCCATCCCCGAGGCGCGCCGCAGCAACATGCGCCACCGCCCCATCGGCATCGGGGTGCAGGGCCTGGCCGACGCCTTCATCCTCATGCGCTACCCCTTCGACAGCGTGGAGGCCAAGGTGCTGAACCGGGAGATCTTCGAGACCATCCACTACGCCGCCCTCACCGCCAGCAAGGACCTGGCCCGCGAGGAGGGTCCCTACGAGACCTACGCCGGCAGCCCCATCAGCCAGGGCCTGCTGCAGCCCGACATGTGGGGCGTGCGCCCCAGCGACCGCTGGGAGTGGGACGCGCTGCGGGCCGAGATCAAGCAGTACGGCGTGCGCAACAGCCTGCTGCTGGCGCCCATGCCCACGGCCAGCACCGCCCAGATCCTGGGCAACAACGAGTGCTTCGAGCCCTACACCAGCAACCTCTACACCCGGCGCGTGCTCAGCGGTGAGTTCATCGTGGTGAACAAGTACCTGCTGCGCGACCTGGTGAAGCTGGGCCTGTGGAGCGAGGAGCTCAAGAACAAGATCATCGCCAGCAACGGCAGCGTGGCCCACATCCCGGAGATCCCCCAGAACCTCAAGGACCTGTACAAGACGGCCTGGGAGATCAGCCAGAAGGTGATCATCGACATGGCGGCCGACCGCGGGGCCTACATCTGCCAGAGCCAGAGCCTCAACATCTTCATGGAGAACGTGAACTTCGCCAAGCTCACCAGCATGCACTTCTACAGCTGGAAGGCGGGGCTGAAGACCGGCATGTACTACCTGCGCACCAAGGCCGCCACGGACGCCATCAAGTTCACGCTGGACAAGAGCAAGTTGAACGAAGTGAAATCCCGTGAAGCGGGACTGGCCGAACCCGCCACGAACGGCGCCGCCAAGGTGGCCGCCCCCGCCCTGGCCGAGGCCGTGGTGGAGCCCGTGCTCAGCGCCCCCACCGTCACCGGGCCCGTGGCCGGCGAGCTGGCCACCCAGCGCGCCAGCACCCTCAGCCAGGCCCAGATCGCCTGCAGCCTGGATAACCCGGACAGCTGCGAGATGTGCTCGGGGTAGGAGAGAGCATAAGCATTGATTCCGTTCATCGCCGCGAGCATAGTGTTCCGTACACACTCATGAACGCGAAGGATTGAGTGGTACGATGGCAGACAAGGATCGCAAGCCAGGCTGGTATGGTGATGGACCGGAGAGTTTCAAGACGTTTTCCTTCGGATGGTGGAACGCTTGGACTCGTGAGGAGCGCAAACAATGGAGGGAAAGTGCTGCGGCAAAGTCAGCGAATCAGCTGCCCACCTCTGCTGGCAACCCCTTTCCACAATGGCTGAAATCTCTATTGCGGATCATTGCTTTCAGTCCTCTGCTCTGGCTGCTTCGCAGAATCTTCTTTCG
Proteins encoded in this region:
- a CDS encoding ribonucleoside-diphosphate reductase subunit alpha gives rise to the protein MYVVKRDGRREAVKFDKITARVKKLCYGLDPMVDATQVTLKVIDGIYDGVSTTQLDNLTAEVAATMTVRHPDYAQLASRIAVSNLHKNTKKSFSETMKDLYEYIDPKTGERASLIADDVWAIIQEHAETLDSAIIYDRDFTYDFFGFKTLERSYLLKLDGRVVERPQHLLMRVAVGIHKTDLDSVIATYNDLSEGWYTHATPTLFNAGTPKPQMSSCFLLQLKEDSISGIYDTLKQCAQISQSAGGIGLSIHNLRAKGSYIKGTNGTSNGIVPMLRVFNDTARYVDQGGGKRKGSFAIYIEPWHADIEDFLELKKNHGKEELRARDLFYALWIPDLFMKRVEQNGDWTLMCPNECPGLSDTHSEQFEALYEKYEAEGRGRRTMKAQDLWFRVLESQIETGTPYILFKDAANRKSNQQNLGTIKSSNLCTEIIEYTSADEVAVCNLGSIALPKFVNKGRFDHDKLFEVTMQLTKNLNRIIDNNYYPIPEARRSNMRHRPIGIGVQGLADAFILMRYPFDSVEAKVLNREIFETIHYAALTASKDLAREEGPYETYAGSPISQGLLQPDMWGVRPSDRWEWDALRAEIKQYGVRNSLLLAPMPTASTAQILGNNECFEPYTSNLYTRRVLSGEFIVVNKYLLRDLVKLGLWSEELKNKIIASNGSVAHIPEIPQNLKDLYKTAWEISQKVIIDMAADRGAYICQSQSLNIFMENVNFAKLTSMHFYSWKAGLKTGMYYLRTKAATDAIKFTLDKSKLNEVKSREAGLAEPATNGAAKVAAPALAEAVVEPVLSAPTVTGPVAGELATQRASTLSQAQIACSLDNPDSCEMCSG